Part of the Podospora pseudopauciseta strain CBS 411.78 chromosome 7 map unlocalized CBS411.78m_7.2, whole genome shotgun sequence genome, AACCCGTTGACTTGCGTAGTTTGGTAACGAATCATTACTGGATCACACTACACATGTATGCATACTACAACAAACTTGGACTGTTGTTGCTTATGGCCCACAGAAATgatcctcccccgcccgcATATATTCTCCGTTAGCCTCgtggaaaaggaggaaatTCTCCGGACAAAGACTTGGGCCAATGAGTATAGAGAGATACCTTTTGGTCGCCAAGAATGCCACGCTTGAAGGATTGCAATTACAGTAAATAGAGCGAGGTTCCAACCATGGTTGACCGATCCCATTCTCTTGGTGTCGACTCCTTCCTTCCGGTTTAGCACAATACTCTCCTATTCTAGACAGGAAACCAACCCTTTCCCGCAAGGCCGATCTTGCTCAATCGCAAACTGGCAGCTACCGTATCCATGATTACTGTCTTCGGGCATCAGGCTCACCACAACAGCACCATGTCCATCTGGTCCAGCTCCCGACTCCAAGACCTGGAGCGCGAACGTTTTGGATGGCTGTTGTTGCGGTCAGATGGCAAAGACGGCTCCTTGACGTCATTGAATACAGCCAAGAGCCTCCGTGTGATTCGGTGAGTGCGTATCTGGACATGCAACCAGCTTCGTGGGCTCTCAGGTGGTCATCCCGGAACCCGGAACGGCAGGACCAAGAGTGGCTTCGCGGGAGCTCCGTGCTGGTACCGAATGGCGCGGGGAGCTGCAAGGTGCTGAGGGGGAGCCAGGAAAGTGAAAAGGCTGCCGATCGTAGGAGGGCGGACGTGGATCGTGAGATCGGCAGGTGTAAAGCTggaacggtggtggtggtggtggtggtggtgttgtagcTGAAGACCTGATCTATATGACATAGGAATAATCAGCAGGGTCTACCTCTAGATGTTGGTGCCTAGGCTTACCCTTGGAGTTTGGGCCTTGGTGCTGATCGAGTAGAAAATATGTGGTGGGCGGAAAAGTCACTCCCAGCCACCACAAGGCAGCCAACTCTTCCAGAGTTGGTCAATGTCTGTGACCGCAAGTTTTGCGCCAAGCGGTGCCTGTTGGTAAGGTTAGATATTAGGTGGTAGCCACTCAACCTTAGACTTGGTTCCGGCAGGGGGCTTACCGTACAAGCCCAGATCCTCCGCAGGGGCATCGAGAAAGAACTTTCCCATCTGGAAATCGAATTTTGTCGATGACAGTCATGCCAAGAGAAACAAAGGTTACGTTGTCCATGGCCGGGAGGTCCGGTAGGTCGGATGCCGTACCACACGGGCAGGGGAGGTTGGCTTCGTTGCAACAGTAAGACGAAAACTGACCCAAATGGCAGAAGCTAATCACGTGTGCATCACACAAGCAGCATTGTGGCGGCAGTAACAACCTCGAAGTTGGGTCAGCCAAGCTCTAGAAGCGCTCTTGTGCCGCTCGTATAACAGCCACCGTGTGATCCTTCGAGTTTCAAGGCAGGCAACATGCACTCTCGATCGATCGGTAGAATATTCAGAGAAATAATGTGACATAGTTACCCTTACCCTTCTGAGGCTATTGGgccaccccatccatccaccaccatcagcttTGAATTTTTCATGCGCAAAAACCAGCTCTGATGTCTTTTCTACGGTCGCCCTTTGTGCAGCATCTCCTGGGCATCCTTCAGGTCGTGTCGGCATGTTTCATGGCATGGAAGGGCGCCTGCCTTCTTTCTGGCACTCCCTAcccggccgtggtggtcaTCACCAACTCGATGGCCCCGGCCTTTGATCCGGGGGACATCTTGCTCGTCCATCGCCACCCGGCACATGACGGGAGAGTAAGGGTTGGTGACCTTCCCGTCATCCTCAATCCTGATCGACCATTTCCTTTTATTCACcgggttgttggtgtgttTTATGATGACAATCAGGAGTATGTGTTCTTTGGATTACTGAATGGGTTGAGCGAACGATTGCTGATTTGCATGCAGGGAGATGGTGTTAACCAAAGGTGACAACAATGAGCTGAACGATTCAGTTGGAATGATGTATCCTGGTGGGCAGGAATACATCTCTCGACGTAACATCGCCGGCTTCGTCAGGGGCTATGTTCCTTtgctgggttgggttgttATTTTTTTGCAGGACCCTGTCCGTACTATGGAGCGGTTGCTATCTTCAGGTGACGAGCTCGGGCCTAACAACTTTATATGATTCTGTTGAATTTCTCCCGGACATCGACCATTTTCAGTGATTGGTCAACGTTGAGCAACTATCTGACCTACATACCCAGAGCAACATAGATCTTGGGGTACATCCACAGCGGGACCACCATAAAGAAGAATCCAAACAGGTACATCATCCCGGCCGTTCTCACCGCCCAAGACGGCACCCCTCTCTTGCAACTCTTCCACCCCGCCGTCTTCCCGACAAAAGTCTCCACGGCACAAGCCACAAAGttcaagaaaaagaacaagacaTCCCGACCCATCGCCCCGTCACCAACAGCCCATCCCCCCAAGCCGTGTGACAAGCCCGAAAGTAAAAAAACAAACAGGGGTACCAATGTCTTTCTCAAACCTGTTTTCTTCTCAACGCCAAGTACACCCAAGAAGAGGCCCGCATAGAACGCAAACGTCGGGATCGTAATCCTATTCCACACTTTCCCCCAAAAGCCCCTCACAGACGTCGCATTCGCCGCACGCCCCCAGATCGAGGGCCACTCCTCCggttcatcccatctcagGACTGCAACGAACGCAAGCGAGAGAGCACAACGGGAGGCTTCAAGAAGGTAAAACGCTGTCCAGATCCAGTTCACCGAGATGCCGGCTCGGATGAGGAGCTGTCTACCGGTGAGTGGTTGGAAGCGAAAGACTTCGTAGTCAGGGGCAAAATCCGATGGTTTGGCGCCTGTGAAGACAAATACGGAAATGACACCTTGGACGAGGTGCGTGTCTGctgtgaagaggagggcgatCTTGACGAGCTGAAGGATGGCGAATCTGAGCCGGGATTGGGGGTTCTTGTTGTGAGTAGTGGAGAATACCACTGGGGGGGCTTCAAGCCCTCGAGGGTTGTTCCAGAGTTTGTAAGCGTTGATGAAACCCGGAgattttggtggttggtggtcaagaacaaggatTTTGAGAGTGTGAAGAAAGTAGAAGATGACGAGACTGGCGTAGGTGCTGTTGAGCCCTCCAGGCCATGTCAGGTGGTGGCAAGTGTTCAGAGACAGGAAGTTGAGTGGCCATATGGCGAGCAGTGAAAGCTTTCGGATTCCTTTTCCTTGGCCTAGAGACAATATCGTGATGAGGCTCGCCAGAGAAAAAGACCATAAAGGGGTGAATACTGTCGAATGCATAATCGTGAGTGAAATGTCGCGCTTTCCGTAGTTGAGAATGACAACATTCATTCGAGATAGAAGTGCTCCAAGGAGGGAGAAAGTGGGAAGTCGACGCCGCAGTCTTACAGTCTGTAACCCACCTCGTTTAAGTTCCAGCACACCGAATCCTTCTCAGGCGCTATGCGAGGATCCTGTACCATGCTGCACCGTTGCTGCCACGCAAGCTTCCATAAACCTTGGCTGGTCAGCCTTACACTTGAAACTAGTCCACACTATAGGTCAAGGGTGATCCAACGTTATGTTCCACAACCAAGAACATGTTTGCGGTCCCACGGCAGCCAAGGAAATCGAACATCAGACACGACATCGATGGGCTACCATATCGTCGATATGGACAATCAACATAACATCCACTGCTCCGATCACCTACCTGTGTAGGTCATATCTTGGGCCGTGCGGATTGTATACCTGGTCATCATAGTTCTTCTACCATCAGTGCCAGGAGCCGGCCATACCTCGGGGCAGGTTTCGACCACGAGATCCTCACCCCTGAGAATCTTCACTGCTTCCGTCAAGATCACTAATGGCACCAAGGTCTAGTGACTCTCCAAGCTGACCAACCAGTCGGTGGGACCTGGCGATGATCAAGGCCTGTTGGAGGAAGGAACCTCTATCCATAGTCACGAACAGAACGAGGTAGTATGACAAGAGCGAGACCGGCACAAGTATAAAGCTGATCTCTTCGCCCAACCTTCAATCATCTTCTGTCCTTCAACACAACATCTCCAGCCCTCATCTATACCATTCCAGtaccaccacaaccaacaTAATGCcttccttcaccaccaaggcCGCCGCTGTTGCGCTCGCGCTCAGCTACTTCTCCGTCCAGCAGGTCCAGTGCCCCCCGGTGTTCATCGGGCCCATCCTCACCGTCGTTGGCGCAGTTGCAGGCTTCGCCGTCGAGGTCACTGGTGCCGTCCTGAAGTGCGAACTCGGAGACTGCACCGACGACAGACGCCGCAGTGTGGCCGGCGGTCTCCGTGCCCGCATGCTCAAGGCGCGCCCCATCTTGACTGGCCGCCAGGCAACTCCCCCAACCGCCCCCGAGGGTGTGCCCCAGTTTGAGTTCGACAGGTGCTTCAACGACATCAACGGTGGAAGCGTCCTCCTTGAGGGTCCGGTGGAGAATAACGGTGGGTGCTTGCGAATGACTCCTTTTTGAAAAGATATGGCTGACACGTTTTGCGATCTAGGCATCCGCATCAGCGGTCTTCCTGCTACCTGCATGAACCTTGCTACTGTTCTTGATGGCGACGCTTCTGGTGgaccccctcccacacctTGCGGCTCTGACTGCCTGCTGTACAACAACCTCAGTGCCGCCGAGTACAACAACCTGCGCGGTATCTTGAACGACTGGGCCGGCGCTTAGGTCTTCTCTCGACTGGATGTATGGTAGGGAGGCAGAGGGCTGAAGCCATTGGGACTGGCACCGATTTTCTAAGAGGTTATTTTGTTCCTGTCGCTCATTTGTTGCATGTTTTCGGAGGATGTACTGCGCAGTTCAGCTTGGTGTAGGTAGCAGGTAGCAGAGCCGGTCGTTGCCCAGGTACACAATACCACTACGCTGGCGTAGAAACCAATGTTCCCTCAAGAATCACAGTGTCTTGCCCTCTTCCAACAATGCGACAAACTCCCcaatcttcctcgtcctggTCTCTGCCCGTTTGGTTGTCACGAGCTTCATCAAAAAAGTATACCTCTTcgtcttccccaacccctcccagaaCCCCTTTGCCTTGTCATTCCCCGCCAGCGCGGCGCCAAAGTCCTCGGGCATCTCCATCATGCTAGCCCCATCGTATGCCCTGTCCCAGCGTCCGTCTTCCTGTGCCCGCTTGACCTCTGCCAATCCTGCCTCTTCCATTCTTCCTGCTAGGGTCAAGGCAGCAACCTTTTGGACGTTGCGCTTGGACCACATGCTGTTCTTCCTTCGGGGGGTGAATCGCTGGAGGAAGTAGAGCGAGTCGAGGGCCTTGCGCTGGCCGTCGATCCAGCCGTAGCAGAGAGCGCAGTCGATGGCCTCATCGTAGGAGATGGAGGGAATGTTGGAGTTTTTCTTGGAGATCTTGAGCCAGATTCCGAGGGGTGTTGTCGAATAGTTCGTGCCTAACCAGCTGGTGAACGAGGCAGAGGTTGGGAAAGAGAGGGTTtccggggttggggttagcGGTGGAGTCTGAGCGGCGGTCGTTGTTTGTGGGGTTGGCATGGATGGTGGTtttgctgcttctgctgctgttgctttgACCCGCGCGGGTGTCGGTTTGGGCAGAGCTGAGCTCGGTGTTGAGGCTTCAGCGACTGACTGAAGGGCTTTGGCTGCCGCGGAGCGACTTCGGGTCGACCTCATTTTCGGAACTGATGGATAATGAATGATGAAGAGAAGACGCGTTCGACAAAGCCAACAACTTGGGAGGCGCGTTGTGAACACCCCGCGCCAAGGCCACATGTGTAAGTCCGGGGTCCGGGTTTCGGGTTAGGGTTTACGAGCATGTCAttacccctgagcccctgactCCACCTTTGCATCTGGGTGCCAAAGTAAACATGAGACTTAGGTTCCATCTCAAACCGATGGGAGAGGACTATCCGAAGATACCGAGCCATGATAACTAATCCAGAAACGATATGAGGACTGCGGACCAACTCCAACAGCTTTGGTAACCCCACTTGGCGATGTCGTGATTGTGCGCCATCGCCATTTGTCATCCATCCCGCCTTGTCATGAGAGATAAGTACGAGGATATCATGGGTTTCGAGAGCTCTTGAAAGAGCGTCCTCAACACTGATTATTATTTTACCTCTCTGGTAACGAAACAATCCTTTGACTCTGTCAACATGGCTACCCCGAAGAAGCAGCTGCACCTCACAGCGTTTATGCGCCCAGTCTCGCTCCATACAGGAGCATGGCGCTACCCCGGTGCTGTTCCCAATGCCAACTTTTCTCTCCCGCATCTCAAGTCCTTCATTCAAAAGCTCGAAGCTGCCAAGTTCGATGCCTTCTTCATGGCCGATCACCTAGCAGTCTTGAACATGCCCATCGAGGCCCTGCAGCGATCTCACACCGTCACCTCCTTTGAGCCATTCACTCTTCTGTCCGCATTGTCCGCTGTGACAGAGAAGATCGGCCTCGCGGCCACAGCCTCGACTACATACGACGAACCGTACCACGTTGCCCGCCGCTTCGCCAGCTTGGACCACCTCTCCTCGGGCAGAGCAGCCTGGAACATCGTCACGACCGGCAATCCGGAATCTGCCAAGAATTTTGGGTTGGATGAGCACGTGGAGCATTCTGAGCGGTACAAGCGAGCCAGGGAGTTTTACGAGGTTGTCACTGGGCTGTGGGATAGTTTCGCGGACGACGCGTTCGACTCTCAGAGTCAGGAGTCCGGGATCTACTTTGATCCTTCCAAGCTTCACGTACTCAACCACAAAGGGGAGAGTCTCAAAGTGAGGGGGCCTTTGAACATTGCGAGACCGGTACAAGGGTGGCCAGTGATTGTTCAGGCTGGGCAGTCAGAGCCGGGGAAACAGCTTGCCGCAGAGACGGCAgaggtggtgttttgttCGCCGAGGGATATTCAAGGTGCGAAGGAATTGTATGAGGATATCAAGGGAAGGGCAGAGAAGTATGGCAGGAATAGGGACAGCTTGAGGATTCTGCCGGCCGCCTTGGTGATTGTTGGTGATACGGTTCAGGAtgccaaggagaagaggttgaagcTTGATAGCCTGGTTCATTATGATAGCGCGATTGCCTCGCTGTCCATTGCTCTTGGTAGCGATGCTTCAGGGTTCGATCCTGATGGTCCACTGCCAGATGATATTGCAGACACCAACGCCAGCAAGACTGGGAGAGCAGGGGTTATCAAGCTCGCAAGGGATGAAGGCCTGACAGTCAAACAGCTTGCCCAAAGATATGGAGGGTATGCGGGGCTGGCCTTTGTTGGTACACCCCAGAGCATTGCTGACGAGATGGAGGAATGGCTGTCACAAGGGGCCGCAGATGGTTTTACTGTCACTTTCCCTTTTGTCCCCCAGGGAATAGATGATGTCACGCAGAGACTGGTTCCTGAACTTCAGAGACGGGGCTTGTTCAGAACTGAGTATGAGGGGAGTACTTTGAGGGAGCACCTTGGACTGTCCAGGCCGAACAATCGTTTCTTTACCTGAAACAGTAATGCACGTATGAAGGGGTCTTGCCTGATGGATAAATCCTTCAGTAATCAAATTTCCCACTTATGTCTGCCCTCAGTGGCTTTTGTTGAGAGTGGGAACCTGGCGGTTGAAGGCTGAAGCCCGGAATCTCGCGTCACCTGATGTGTAACGGTCTGTAACggttttccctttttctttgcaTCCGCTCTTTGGCAATCTCTAATAAAGTCTAAATAAGGTTTGATACACCTTCAGTCAGCAAAATACCTCCAAAAGGAATGAACATTTGCCTTTCTGCTCCTATCTACCAGACACTCCCATCCTGATCCTCAGTCAACAGTCGAGTTTTATAACCATCGATTTGTGCAAGGCAACAAAATGTCGAAGCGCACAGCGGCCAGGCTCGAGTCGACCGGCAGTGAGTCCGCCAGCGGCGAtacccaaccctcccaacccccatccgCTAAAAGACCCAAAACATCgaaagatgatgatggcacAACGGCAGGTCCTGGTCCATCCCGGGATCTTTGCCTTCTCAACCTTCCAGTCGACATTCTGACCATCATCTGTCACTTTATCCAAGAGCAGGATACCGCACCACCTGCACCACCTGTGGCTACCAGGACACCAGTCCAGAATACCATTACTATTTACCCCCGGATCAGCATCGACGAATTCAgcgccccccaaaaccagTGTGGTTCAGCGGACAAGCCTCGCTTTTGAACTTTGCTACGACTTGCAAGTATCTTCGAGCAGTTTCCACGCCAGTCTTATACCGCCCGATCAATCCCAGCCACGGTCTTGCATCCAATGACTATTCTCAAGAAAGGAATTTGAAGAAGCTAGTGACCATGAGACGCCCATGGGAAGGATACTGGACACTCTGCTAACAAAGAGTTCTCTC contains:
- a CDS encoding uncharacterized protein (EggNog:ENOG503NWAI; COG:E), whose product is MATPKKQLHLTAFMRPVSLHTGAWRYPGAVPNANFSLPHLKSFIQKLEAAKFDAFFMADHLAVLNMPIEALQRSHTVTSFEPFTLLSALSAVTEKIGLAATASTTYDEPYHVARRFASLDHLSSGRAAWNIVTTGNPESAKNFGLDEHVEHSERYKRAREFYEVVTGLWDSFADDAFDSQSQESGIYFDPSKLHVLNHKGESLKVRGPLNIARPVQGWPVIVQAGQSEPGKQLAAETAEVVFCSPRDIQGAKELYEDIKGRAEKYGRNRDSLRILPAALVIVGDTVQDAKEKRLKLDSLVHYDSAIASLSIALGSDASGFDPDGPLPDDIADTNASKTGRAGVIKLARDEGLTVKQLAQRYGGYAGLAFVGTPQSIADEMEEWLSQGAADGFTVTFPFVPQGIDDVTQRLVPELQRRGLFRTEYEGSTLREHLGLSRPNNRFFT
- a CDS encoding uncharacterized protein (EggNog:ENOG503P991), with amino-acid sequence MPSFTTKAAAVALALSYFSVQQVQCPPVFIGPILTVVGAVAGFAVEVTGAVLKCELGDCTDDRRRSVAGGLRARMLKARPILTGRQATPPTAPEGVPQFEFDRCFNDINGGSVLLEGPVENNGIRISGLPATCMNLATVLDGDASGGPPPTPCGSDCLLYNNLSAAEYNNLRGILNDWAGA
- the SEC11C gene encoding Signal peptidase complex catalytic subunit S11C (MEROPS:MER0000600; COG:U; EggNog:ENOG50KOG3342); the protein is MSFLRSPFVQHLLGILQVVSACFMAWKGACLLSGTPYPAVVVITNSMAPAFDPGDILLVHRHPAHDGRVRVGDLPVILNPDRPFPFIHRVVGVFYDDNQEEMVLTKGDNNELNDSVGMMYPGGQEYISRRNIAGFVRGYVPLLGWVVIFLQDPVRTMERLLSSGDELGPNNFI
- a CDS encoding uncharacterized protein (COG:S; EggNog:ENOG503P4GD); this translates as MWPWRGVFTTRLPSCWLCRTRLLFIIHYPSVPKMRSTRSRSAAAKALQSVAEASTPSSALPKPTPARVKATAAEAAKPPSMPTPQTTTAAQTPPLTPTPETLSFPTSASFTSWLGTNYSTTPLGIWLKISKKNSNIPSISYDEAIDCALCYGWIDGQRKALDSLYFLQRFTPRRKNSMWSKRNVQKVAALTLAGRMEEAGLAEVKRAQEDGRWDRAYDGASMMEMPEDFGAALAGNDKAKGFWEGLGKTKRYTFLMKLVTTKRAETRTRKIGEFVALLEEGKTL
- a CDS encoding uncharacterized protein (COG:S; EggNog:ENOG503PFXY) → MNVVILNYGKRDISLTIMHSTVFTPLWSFSLASLITILSLGQGKGIRKLSLLAIWPLNFLSLNTCHHLTWPGGLNSTYASLVIFYFLHTLKILVLDHQPPKSPGFINAYKLWNNPRGLEAPPVVFSTTHNKNPQSRLRFAILQLVKIALLFTADTHLVQGVISVFVFTGAKPSDFAPDYEVFRFQPLTGRQLLIRAGISVNWIWTAFYLLEASRCALSLAFVAVLRWDEPEEWPSIWGRAANATSVRGFWGKVWNRITIPTFAFYAGLFLGVLGVEKKTGLRKTLVPLFVFLLSGLSHGLGGWAVGDGAMGRDVLFFFLNFVACAVETFVGKTAGWKSCKRGVPSWAVRTAGMMYLFGFFFMVVPLWMYPKIYVALGM